One genomic segment of Actinoplanes ianthinogenes includes these proteins:
- the hisH gene encoding imidazole glycerol phosphate synthase subunit HisH yields MTANVVILDYGSGNLRSAERAVARTGADVTVTSDLALAAAADGLVVPGVGAYAACMAGIDELGAGPVIAERVAAGRPVLGICVGMQIMFESGVEHGLETKGLGLLPGSVTRLRAERIPHMGWNTVTVPAGSTLLAGLPEDARFYFVHSYAAQDLAALAPATVTTAAHDEPFAAVVERGALSVAQFHPEKSADAGYALLTNWVATLR; encoded by the coding sequence ATGACGGCGAACGTGGTCATTCTCGACTACGGCTCGGGGAACCTGCGGTCGGCGGAGCGCGCGGTGGCGCGTACCGGTGCGGACGTCACCGTGACCAGTGACCTCGCGCTGGCCGCGGCGGCCGACGGGCTGGTCGTGCCGGGTGTCGGCGCCTACGCCGCGTGCATGGCCGGGATCGACGAGCTGGGCGCCGGGCCGGTGATCGCCGAGCGGGTCGCCGCCGGCCGTCCGGTGCTCGGCATCTGCGTGGGCATGCAGATCATGTTCGAGTCCGGGGTGGAGCACGGGCTGGAGACCAAGGGGCTGGGGCTGCTGCCCGGCTCGGTCACCCGGCTGCGCGCCGAGCGGATCCCGCACATGGGGTGGAACACGGTCACCGTGCCGGCCGGGTCGACGCTGCTGGCGGGCCTGCCCGAGGACGCCCGGTTCTACTTCGTGCACTCCTACGCCGCTCAGGACCTGGCGGCCCTCGCCCCGGCGACGGTCACCACCGCGGCCCACGACGAGCCGTTCGCGGCCGTGGTGGAACGCGGCGCTCTCAGCGTCGCCCAGTTCCACCCGGAGAAATCGGCCGATGCCGGGTACGCGCTGCTGACCAACTGGGTCGCCACCCTCCGATGA
- the priA gene encoding bifunctional 1-(5-phosphoribosyl)-5-((5-phosphoribosylamino)methylideneamino)imidazole-4-carboxamide isomerase/phosphoribosylanthranilate isomerase PriA has product MTLHLLPAVDVADGQAVRLVQGAAGSETAYGDPLEAALAWQNDGAEWIHLVDLDAAFGRGSNAELLADVVRRLDVKVELSGGIRDDESLTRALATGAQRVNIGTAALEDPEWCDRICAEYGDRVAIGLDVRGRTLAARGWTRDGGDLYEVLARLDKAGATRYVVTDITKDGTMRGPNLELLREVCAATDKPVIASGGVSTLDDLRALATLEPVGVEGVIAGKALYAGAFTVREALDVLKQA; this is encoded by the coding sequence GTGACGCTTCACCTGCTGCCCGCCGTCGACGTCGCCGACGGCCAGGCGGTCCGCCTGGTCCAGGGCGCCGCCGGTTCGGAGACCGCCTACGGCGACCCGCTGGAAGCCGCCCTGGCCTGGCAGAACGACGGCGCCGAGTGGATCCACCTGGTCGACCTGGACGCGGCGTTCGGCCGGGGCTCGAACGCCGAGCTGCTCGCCGACGTGGTCCGCCGCCTGGACGTCAAGGTGGAGCTCTCCGGCGGCATCCGCGACGACGAGTCGCTGACCCGGGCCCTCGCGACCGGCGCCCAGCGGGTCAACATCGGCACCGCCGCGCTGGAGGACCCGGAGTGGTGCGACCGGATCTGCGCGGAGTACGGCGACCGCGTCGCCATCGGCCTCGACGTCCGCGGCCGGACCCTGGCCGCCCGCGGCTGGACCCGGGACGGCGGTGACCTCTACGAGGTGCTGGCGCGCCTGGACAAGGCCGGCGCGACCCGGTATGTCGTCACCGACATCACCAAGGACGGCACCATGCGCGGCCCGAACCTCGAACTGCTCCGCGAGGTCTGCGCCGCCACCGACAAGCCGGTGATCGCCAGCGGCGGGGTCTCCACCCTCGACGACCTGCGGGCCCTGGCGACCCTGGAGCCGGTCGGGGTGGAGGGTGTGATCGCGGGCAAGGCGCTCTACGCCGGCGCCTTCACGGTCCGGGAAGCGCTCGACGTCCTCAAGCAGGCGTAA
- a CDS encoding nitroreductase/quinone reductase family protein, protein MAPTTGRLPVWLPLVNRLTRGLTRLGVRVGPVCVLTVPGRRSGVPRPAPVTPITVDGRRYVIAGLPRGDWARNVRAAGRGELAAGRRRSQVILTEVTDPGLRRRVVRAFPAEVPAGVFFYIRIGLVTSADPDEFEAAADRVAVFEITPV, encoded by the coding sequence ATGGCCCCGACAACCGGGAGACTTCCCGTCTGGCTTCCCCTCGTCAACCGGCTCACCCGGGGGCTGACCCGGCTCGGGGTACGGGTCGGGCCGGTCTGTGTGCTGACCGTGCCGGGCCGGCGCAGCGGGGTGCCGCGGCCGGCCCCGGTCACCCCGATCACCGTGGACGGCCGGCGGTACGTGATCGCCGGCCTGCCACGCGGCGACTGGGCCCGTAACGTGCGCGCCGCCGGGCGAGGTGAGCTGGCCGCCGGGCGACGGCGCAGCCAGGTGATCCTCACCGAGGTGACCGATCCCGGGCTGCGCCGGCGGGTGGTCCGGGCGTTCCCGGCCGAGGTGCCGGCCGGGGTGTTCTTCTACATCCGGATCGGGCTGGTGACCAGCGCCGACCCGGACGAGTTCGAGGCCGCCGCCGATCGGGTGGCGGTCTTCGAGATCACACCCGTGTGA
- a CDS encoding EamA family transporter, with the protein MRPRDIALAVAVAAVWGVNFVVIETGLDHFPPLLFSALRFGLAAFPAILVVGRPQVPWRWVAAVALILGVVKFSLLFAGMAAGMPAGLSSLVLQSQAIFTMLFATLLLRERPRRVQIAGLAVAATGVALVATRTGAGLPAFLLVIAAAAAWGLSNVATRKASPPDTLRFMVWVSALATGPLIVLSLLVDGPSADLAAMRAIDTEAVLALLYIALLATLAGFGAWGYLIRKHGAATVAPFSMLVPFFGIASAALILGEPVHAIDVAGGVLVVGGVLLGLVRSRPAVHEPLVRVEA; encoded by the coding sequence ATGAGGCCGCGTGACATCGCCCTGGCCGTCGCCGTCGCGGCGGTCTGGGGCGTCAACTTCGTCGTGATCGAGACCGGGCTGGACCACTTCCCGCCGTTGCTCTTCTCCGCTCTGCGGTTCGGGCTGGCCGCATTCCCGGCGATCCTCGTGGTGGGCCGCCCGCAGGTTCCCTGGCGATGGGTCGCCGCGGTCGCCCTGATCCTCGGCGTGGTGAAGTTCTCCCTGCTCTTCGCCGGGATGGCGGCCGGGATGCCGGCCGGGCTCAGCTCCCTGGTGTTGCAGAGCCAGGCGATCTTCACGATGCTCTTCGCCACCCTGCTGCTGCGCGAACGGCCGCGCCGCGTGCAGATCGCCGGGCTGGCCGTGGCCGCCACCGGCGTCGCCCTGGTGGCCACCCGGACCGGCGCCGGCCTGCCGGCCTTCCTGCTGGTCATCGCGGCGGCCGCGGCCTGGGGCCTGTCGAACGTGGCCACCCGCAAGGCGTCGCCGCCGGACACGCTGCGCTTCATGGTCTGGGTCAGCGCGCTCGCCACCGGACCGCTGATCGTCCTCTCCCTGCTGGTCGACGGCCCGTCCGCGGATCTCGCCGCGATGCGCGCCATCGACACCGAGGCGGTCCTGGCGCTGCTCTACATCGCGCTGCTCGCGACGCTGGCCGGCTTCGGCGCCTGGGGCTACCTGATCCGCAAGCACGGTGCCGCCACGGTCGCGCCGTTCTCCATGCTCGTCCCGTTCTTCGGGATCGCCTCGGCGGCGCTGATCCTCGGCGAGCCGGTGCACGCGATCGACGTCGCGGGCGGCGTGCTGGTGGTCGGCGGCGTGCTTCTGGGACTGGTCCGGTCCCGTCCGGCGGTGCACGAGCCGCTGGTTAGGGTGGAGGCATGA
- the hisF gene encoding imidazole glycerol phosphate synthase subunit HisF produces MTVAVRVIPCLDVDAGRVVKGVNFVDLRDAGDPVELAAAYDAAGADELTFLDVTASSDDRGTMLDVVRRTAESVFIPLTVGGGVRSVADVDVLLRAGADKAGVNTAAINRPELISEIAERFGNQVLVLSLDVRRAAGQPSGWEVTTHGGRRSAGLDAVEWAARVAELGAGEILLNSMDADGTKAGFDLDLIRAVRAVVDIPVIASGGAGAVEHFPPAVAAGADAVLAASVFHFGDLTIGQVKDSLRSAGNPVR; encoded by the coding sequence ATGACGGTCGCGGTGCGTGTGATCCCCTGCCTGGACGTGGACGCCGGACGGGTGGTGAAAGGGGTCAACTTCGTCGACCTGCGGGATGCCGGCGACCCGGTCGAGCTGGCCGCGGCCTACGACGCGGCCGGAGCCGACGAGCTGACCTTCCTCGACGTGACCGCCTCCTCCGACGACCGTGGCACCATGCTGGACGTGGTCCGCCGCACCGCCGAGTCGGTCTTCATCCCGCTCACCGTCGGCGGCGGTGTCCGCTCGGTGGCCGATGTGGACGTGCTGCTCCGGGCCGGCGCCGACAAGGCCGGGGTGAACACCGCCGCCATCAACCGTCCGGAGCTGATCAGCGAGATCGCCGAGCGGTTCGGTAACCAGGTGCTGGTCCTCTCCCTCGACGTGCGTCGCGCCGCCGGTCAGCCCTCGGGCTGGGAGGTCACCACGCACGGCGGGCGTCGCAGCGCCGGTCTCGACGCCGTCGAGTGGGCGGCCCGGGTGGCCGAGCTGGGCGCCGGCGAGATCCTGCTCAACTCGATGGATGCCGACGGGACCAAGGCCGGCTTCGACCTCGACCTGATCCGCGCGGTCCGCGCCGTCGTCGACATCCCGGTGATCGCCAGCGGCGGCGCGGGCGCGGTCGAGCACTTCCCGCCGGCCGTCGCCGCGGGCGCCGACGCCGTCCTGGCCGCCAGCGTCTTCCACTTCGGCGACCTCACCATCGGCCAGGTCAAGGATTCCTTGCGGTCCGCCGGCAACCCGGTCCGCTGA
- a CDS encoding YczE/YyaS/YitT family protein translates to MILVRRVTQLLVGLVLYGVSMALMIESGLGLNPWDVFHQGLSEVTGISFGWVVLLVGVPVLLLWIPLRQRPGIGTVANLLIVGFSADAALAVLPAGATIPARVGYLVAGILLNGVATGLYIGSRMGPGPRDGLMTGLARRFPKLSLRMIRTGIELSVLGAGFLLGGTVGVGTIAYALAIGPLVHLFLPRLTVPEPGRDATTDAVPAH, encoded by the coding sequence ATGATCCTGGTTCGCCGCGTCACCCAGCTCCTCGTCGGACTCGTCCTCTACGGCGTCAGCATGGCCCTCATGATCGAGTCCGGACTGGGCCTCAACCCGTGGGACGTGTTCCACCAGGGTCTCTCCGAGGTGACCGGGATCAGCTTCGGCTGGGTCGTGCTGCTGGTCGGCGTGCCGGTGCTGCTGCTCTGGATCCCGCTGCGCCAGCGGCCGGGCATCGGCACGGTAGCCAACCTGCTGATCGTCGGGTTCTCCGCGGACGCCGCGCTGGCGGTGCTGCCGGCCGGCGCCACGATCCCGGCCCGGGTCGGCTACCTGGTCGCCGGCATCCTGCTGAACGGCGTCGCCACCGGCCTCTACATCGGCAGCCGGATGGGCCCGGGTCCGCGCGACGGGCTGATGACCGGCCTGGCCAGGCGCTTCCCCAAACTGTCGCTGCGGATGATCCGGACCGGCATCGAGCTGTCCGTGCTGGGCGCCGGCTTCCTGCTGGGCGGGACGGTCGGGGTGGGCACGATCGCGTACGCGCTGGCCATCGGCCCGCTGGTGCACCTGTTCCTGCCCCGGCTCACGGTCCCCGAGCCCGGGCGGGACGCGACCACGGATGCGGTGCCCGCCCACTGA